A part of Excalfactoria chinensis isolate bCotChi1 chromosome 23, bCotChi1.hap2, whole genome shotgun sequence genomic DNA contains:
- the ELAPOR1 gene encoding endosome/lysosome-associated apoptosis and autophagy regulator 1 isoform X1, with protein MAGPVLPPLPGNRGGAERWGGAGGQLSGRCSVPGHGDGPGERRPVPFPVPVPGAGRGRCRWRQVRARAGPGRWRGAGPRGRCRCPRGAERCRRRCAMAGAGTGTGARRALLALCVAAAATVGLCRVEERLHVCKESEYHYEYTACDSAGARWRVAVPHTPGLCTGLPDPVKGTECSFSCKAGEFLDMKAQACKPCAEGTYSLGTGVRFDEWDELPHGFANVATNLELDDGFSDVVENCTTSTWVPLGDYIASNTDECTATLMYAVSLKQSGTVSFEYIYPDSSIVFEFFVQNDQCQPTVEESRWMRTTEKGWEFHSVELSRGNNVLYWRTTAFSVWSKVPKPVLVRNIGITGVAYTSECFPCKPGTFAAAAGSSSCQLCPANSFSSKGATACQPCEPTAYAEPGSASCKVRPPCTDKDYFYTHTACDANGETQLMFKWAEPKICSEVLPLAAQLPPSGLKTRCPPCNPGFYKSNSSACEPCPYGSYSNGSGCVRCPAGTEPVLGLEYKWWNVLPPNMETTVLSGINFEYKGMAGWEVAGDYIYTAAGASDNDFMILTLLVPGFSPPQPALEDGDSKEVARITFVFETVCSVSCELYFMVGINSRTNTPVETWTGPRGKQSYTYVVEKNATTSFTWAFQRTRYREAGRRYTSDVAKLYSINVTNVLGGVASFCRRCASTGGPCAPCPPGHTLDHSTGACQPCPPGTFLRGHPPDGSSACQPCGPGTRSNQVRSLCYSDCTFSLALPGHTLHYDFSALSASTTFTSGPSFTSKGLKYFHHFNISLCGNHGRKAASCTDNVTDARLPDEGGSGRLVTSHVCQAIVVPSDVVGHRAAVSSQPVSLADRLLGVTVSSTLDGIAAPPELFPPASPELPDLVFFFRSSEVTQSCAGGRATTIRLRCDPLRPGTGGLAVPSKCPEGTCDGCTFHLLWTTAEGCPRCSASHFRAIVGACQGGVQRTMYVWREPRLCHGGQRLPPPRVRPCRSAEFWLKVGVSVGTCVAVLLAALAAYFWKKNQKLEYKYSRLVLNAAAKESELPAPDSCAIMEGEDGEDELIFTSKKSLLGKIRCLTTKRTPDGFDSVPLKPSSGGTDLEL; from the exons ATGGCGGGTCCGGTGCTGCCGCCGTTGCCGGGGAACCGGGGCGGGGCCGAACGatgggggggggcgggggggcaGTTGTCGGGGCGATGCTCGGTGCCGGGTCACGGCGATGGTCCCGGGGAGCGCCGCCCGGTGCCGTTTCCGGTGCCGGTAccgggggcggggcgggggcggtGCAGGTGGCGGCAGGTGCGCgcgcgggccgggccgggccgttGGCGGGGGGCGGGACCGCGGGGCCGGTGCCGGTGCCCGCGCGGGGCCGagcgctgccgccgccgctgcGCCATGGCCGGTGCTGGTACCGGTACCGGGGCCCGGCGGGCGCTGCTGGCGCTGTGCGtggccgccgccgccaccgTAGGACTGTGCCGCGTCGAAGAGCGGCTGCACGTCTGCAAGGAG TCTGAGTACCACTATGAGTACACAGCATGCGACAGCGCGGGCGCACGGTGGAGGGTGGCAGTTCCACACACACCAGGACTCTGCACCGGGCTGCCAGACCCCGTCAAGGGCACCGAGTGCT CTTTCTCCTGCAAGGCAGGCGAGTTCCTCGACATGAAGGCGCAGGCGTGCAAGCCCTGTGCTGAGGGCACCTACTCACTGGGCACCGGAGTGCGCTTTGACGAGTGGGATGAGCTGCCCCACGGCTTCGCCAACGTCGCCACCAACCTGGAGCTGGACGATGGCTTCAGTGATGTGGTGGAGAACTGCACCAC GTCGACGTGGGTGCCACTGGGGGACTACATCGCCTCCAACACAGATGAGTGCACGGCCACGCTGATGTACGCCGTCAGCCTGAAGCAGTCGGGCACTGTCTCCTTCGAGTACATCTACCCCGACAGCAGCATCGTCTTTGAGTTCTTT GTGCAGAACGACCAGTGCCAGCCCACGGTGGAGGAATCACGCTGGATGCGCACAACAGAGAAGGGCTGGGAGTTCCACAGC GTGGAGCTGAGCCGTGGTAACAACGTGCTCTACTGGAGGACCACAGCGTTCTCTGTCTGGTCCAAGGTCCCCAAGCCTGTGCTGGTGCGGAACATCGGGATCACAG GGGTCGCCTACACCTCCGAGTGCTTCCCCTGCAAACCTGGCACCTTCGCTGCTGCTGCCGGCTCCtcctcctgccagctgtgcccCGCCAACAGCTTCTCCAGCAAAGGGGCCACCGCCTGCCAGCCCTGCGAGCCCACCGCCTATGCAG AGCCCGGCTCAGCATCCTGCAAGGTGCGCCCGCCCTGCACTGATAAGGATTACTTCTACACACACACGGCGTGCGATGCCAACGGGGAG ACGCAGCTGATGTTCAAATGGGCAGAGCCGAAGATCTGCAGCGAAGTGCTGCCCCTTGCTGCCCAGCTGCCCCCCTCGGGGCTGAAGACCCGCTGCCCCCCCTGCAACCCCGGCTTCtacaaaagcaacagcagtgcCTGTGAGCCTTGTCCCTACGGCTCCTACTCCAACGGCTCCG GCTGCGTGCGCTGCCCGGCCGGCACCGAGCCGGTGCTGGGGCTGGAGTACAAGTGGTGGAACGTGCTGCCCCCAAACATGGAGACCACCGTGCTCAGCGGCATCAACTTCGAGTACAAGGGGATGGCAG GCTGGGAGGTGGCCGGGGATTACATCTACACGGCAGCGGGAGCCTCGGACAACGACTTCATGATCCTGACGCTGCTGGTGCCCGGCTTCAG CCCCCCGCAGCCGGCGCTGGAGGATGGGGACAGCAAGGAGGTGGCGCGGATCACTTTCGTCTTTGAGACGGTCTGCAGCGTCAGCTGTGAGCTGTACTTCATGGTG GGCATCAACTCACGCACCAACACACCGGTGGAGACGTGGACGGGGCCCCGTGGGAAGCAGTCCTACACTTACGTGGTGGAGAAAAATGCCACCACCAGCTTCACGTGGGCCTTCCAGCGCACGCGATACCGTGAGGCA GGCCGGCGTTACACCAGCGATGTGGCCAAGCTCTACTCCATCAATGTCACCAACGTGCTGGGGGGGGTGGCTTCCTTCTGCCGCCGCTGTGCCAGCACTGGGGGGCCCTGTGCCCCCTGCCCCCCCGGGCACACCCTGGACCACAGCACCGGTGCCTGCCAGCCCTGTCCCCCCGGCACCTTCTTGCGTGGTCACCCACCTGATGGCTCCTCTGCCTGCCAGCCCTGCGGCCCCGGCACCCGCAGCAACCAG GTCCGCTCCCTCTGCTACAGTGACTGCACCTTCTCACTGGCCCTGCCCGGCCACACGCTGCACTACGACTTCTCAGCACTGTCTGCCAGCACCACCTTCACCAGCGGGCCCAGCTTCACCTCCAAAGGCCTCAAATACTTCCACCACTTCAACATCAGCCTCTGCGGCAACCAC GGCAGGAAGGCAGCTTCGTGCACCGACAACGTGACGGACGCGCGGCTCCCCGACGAGGGCGGCTCCGGCCGGCTGGTGACGTCCCACGTGTGTCAGGCCATCGTGGTGCCTTCGGACGTGGTGGGCCACCGCGCCGCCGTGTCCTCGCAGCCCGTCAGCCTGGCCGACCGCCTCCTGG GCGTCACCGTGAGCTCCACGCTGGATGGCATCGCCGCCCCCCCCGAGCTGTTCCCCCCCGCCAGCCCCGAGCTGCCCGACCTCGTCTTCTTCTTCAG GTCCAGCGAGGTGACACAGTCCTGCGCCGGGGGCCGGGCCACCACCATCCGCCTGCGCTGCGACCCGCTGCGGCCGGGCACCGGCGGCCTGGCTGTGCCCAG CAAATGCCCCGAGGGTACCTGTGATGGCTGCACCTTCCACCTCCTGTGGACAACAGCCGAGGGCTGCCCGCGCTGCTCCGCCAGCCACTTCCGTGCCATCGTGGGTGCGTGCCAGGGCGGCGTGCAG AGGACCATGTATGTGTGGCGGGAGCCTCGGCTGTGCCACGGGGGGCAACGCCTGCCCCCCCCCCGGGTCCGGCCGTGCCGCAGCGCCGAGTTCTGGCTGAAGGTGGGCGTCTCGGTGGGGACGTGCGTGGccgtgctgctggctgccctggCTGCTTACTTCTGGAAGAAGAACCAAAA GTTGGAGTACAAGTACTCGCGGCTGGTGCTGAATGCGGCCGCCAAGGAGAGCGAGCTGCCGGCACCCGACAGCTGTGCCATCATGGAGGGGGAGGACGGGGAGGATGAGCTCATCTTCACCAGCAAGAAGTCCCTGCTGGGCAAAATCCGCTGCCTGACCACCAAG CGCACCCCAGACGGCTTTGACTCCGTCCCCCTGAAGCCATCGTCCGGTGGCACTGACCTGGAGCTGTGA
- the ELAPOR1 gene encoding endosome/lysosome-associated apoptosis and autophagy regulator 1 isoform X5 encodes MAGPVLPPLPGNRGGAERWGGAGGQLSGRCSVPGHGDGPGERRPVPFPVPVPGAGRGRCRWRQVRARAGPGRWRGAGPRGRCRCPRGAERCRRRCAMAGAGTGTGARRALLALCVAAAATVGLCRVEERLHVCKESEYHYEYTACDSAGARWRVAVPHTPGLCTGLPDPVKGTECSFSCKAGEFLDMKAQACKPCAEGTYSLGTGVRFDEWDELPHGFANVATNLELDDGFSDVVENCTTSTWVPLGDYIASNTDECTATLMYAVSLKQSGTVSFEYIYPDSSIVFEFFVQNDQCQPTVEESRWMRTTEKGWEFHSVELSRGNNVLYWRTTAFSVWSKVPKPVLVRNIGITGVAYTSECFPCKPGTFAAAAGSSSCQLCPANSFSSKGATACQPCEPTAYAEPGSASCKVRPPCTDKDYFYTHTACDANGETQLMFKWAEPKICSEVLPLAAQLPPSGLKTRCPPCNPGFYKSNSSACEPCPYGSYSNGSGCVRCPAGTEPVLGLEYKWWNVLPPNMETTVLSGINFEYKGMAGWEVAGDYIYTAAGASDNDFMILTLLVPGFSPPQPALEDGDSKEVARITFVFETVCSVSCELYFMVGINSRTNTPVETWTGPRGKQSYTYVVEKNATTSFTWAFQRTRYREAGRRYTSDVAKLYSINVTNVLGGVASFCRRCASTGGPCAPCPPGHTLDHSTGACQPCPPGTFLRGHPPDGSSACQPCGPGTRSNQVRSLCYSDCTFSLALPGHTLHYDFSALSASTTFTSGPSFTSKGLKYFHHFNISLCGNHGRKAASCTDNVTDARLPDEGGSGRLVTSHVCQAIVVPSDVVGHRAAVSSQPVSLADRLLGVTVSSTLDGIAAPPELFPPASPELPDLVFFFRSSEVTQSCAGGRATTIRLRCDPLRPGTGGLAVPSKCPEGTCDGCTFHLLWTTAEGCPRCSASHFRAIVGACQGGVQRTMYVWREPRLCHGGQRLPPPRVRPCRSAEFWLKVGVSVGTCVAVLLAALAAYFWKKNQKLEYKYSRLVLNAAAKESELPAPDSCAIMEGEDGEDELIFTSKKSLLGKIRCLTTKEVSHREGCPISQCPPSPQRTPDGFDSVPLKPSSGGTDLEL; translated from the exons ATGGCGGGTCCGGTGCTGCCGCCGTTGCCGGGGAACCGGGGCGGGGCCGAACGatgggggggggcgggggggcaGTTGTCGGGGCGATGCTCGGTGCCGGGTCACGGCGATGGTCCCGGGGAGCGCCGCCCGGTGCCGTTTCCGGTGCCGGTAccgggggcggggcgggggcggtGCAGGTGGCGGCAGGTGCGCgcgcgggccgggccgggccgttGGCGGGGGGCGGGACCGCGGGGCCGGTGCCGGTGCCCGCGCGGGGCCGagcgctgccgccgccgctgcGCCATGGCCGGTGCTGGTACCGGTACCGGGGCCCGGCGGGCGCTGCTGGCGCTGTGCGtggccgccgccgccaccgTAGGACTGTGCCGCGTCGAAGAGCGGCTGCACGTCTGCAAGGAG TCTGAGTACCACTATGAGTACACAGCATGCGACAGCGCGGGCGCACGGTGGAGGGTGGCAGTTCCACACACACCAGGACTCTGCACCGGGCTGCCAGACCCCGTCAAGGGCACCGAGTGCT CTTTCTCCTGCAAGGCAGGCGAGTTCCTCGACATGAAGGCGCAGGCGTGCAAGCCCTGTGCTGAGGGCACCTACTCACTGGGCACCGGAGTGCGCTTTGACGAGTGGGATGAGCTGCCCCACGGCTTCGCCAACGTCGCCACCAACCTGGAGCTGGACGATGGCTTCAGTGATGTGGTGGAGAACTGCACCAC GTCGACGTGGGTGCCACTGGGGGACTACATCGCCTCCAACACAGATGAGTGCACGGCCACGCTGATGTACGCCGTCAGCCTGAAGCAGTCGGGCACTGTCTCCTTCGAGTACATCTACCCCGACAGCAGCATCGTCTTTGAGTTCTTT GTGCAGAACGACCAGTGCCAGCCCACGGTGGAGGAATCACGCTGGATGCGCACAACAGAGAAGGGCTGGGAGTTCCACAGC GTGGAGCTGAGCCGTGGTAACAACGTGCTCTACTGGAGGACCACAGCGTTCTCTGTCTGGTCCAAGGTCCCCAAGCCTGTGCTGGTGCGGAACATCGGGATCACAG GGGTCGCCTACACCTCCGAGTGCTTCCCCTGCAAACCTGGCACCTTCGCTGCTGCTGCCGGCTCCtcctcctgccagctgtgcccCGCCAACAGCTTCTCCAGCAAAGGGGCCACCGCCTGCCAGCCCTGCGAGCCCACCGCCTATGCAG AGCCCGGCTCAGCATCCTGCAAGGTGCGCCCGCCCTGCACTGATAAGGATTACTTCTACACACACACGGCGTGCGATGCCAACGGGGAG ACGCAGCTGATGTTCAAATGGGCAGAGCCGAAGATCTGCAGCGAAGTGCTGCCCCTTGCTGCCCAGCTGCCCCCCTCGGGGCTGAAGACCCGCTGCCCCCCCTGCAACCCCGGCTTCtacaaaagcaacagcagtgcCTGTGAGCCTTGTCCCTACGGCTCCTACTCCAACGGCTCCG GCTGCGTGCGCTGCCCGGCCGGCACCGAGCCGGTGCTGGGGCTGGAGTACAAGTGGTGGAACGTGCTGCCCCCAAACATGGAGACCACCGTGCTCAGCGGCATCAACTTCGAGTACAAGGGGATGGCAG GCTGGGAGGTGGCCGGGGATTACATCTACACGGCAGCGGGAGCCTCGGACAACGACTTCATGATCCTGACGCTGCTGGTGCCCGGCTTCAG CCCCCCGCAGCCGGCGCTGGAGGATGGGGACAGCAAGGAGGTGGCGCGGATCACTTTCGTCTTTGAGACGGTCTGCAGCGTCAGCTGTGAGCTGTACTTCATGGTG GGCATCAACTCACGCACCAACACACCGGTGGAGACGTGGACGGGGCCCCGTGGGAAGCAGTCCTACACTTACGTGGTGGAGAAAAATGCCACCACCAGCTTCACGTGGGCCTTCCAGCGCACGCGATACCGTGAGGCA GGCCGGCGTTACACCAGCGATGTGGCCAAGCTCTACTCCATCAATGTCACCAACGTGCTGGGGGGGGTGGCTTCCTTCTGCCGCCGCTGTGCCAGCACTGGGGGGCCCTGTGCCCCCTGCCCCCCCGGGCACACCCTGGACCACAGCACCGGTGCCTGCCAGCCCTGTCCCCCCGGCACCTTCTTGCGTGGTCACCCACCTGATGGCTCCTCTGCCTGCCAGCCCTGCGGCCCCGGCACCCGCAGCAACCAG GTCCGCTCCCTCTGCTACAGTGACTGCACCTTCTCACTGGCCCTGCCCGGCCACACGCTGCACTACGACTTCTCAGCACTGTCTGCCAGCACCACCTTCACCAGCGGGCCCAGCTTCACCTCCAAAGGCCTCAAATACTTCCACCACTTCAACATCAGCCTCTGCGGCAACCAC GGCAGGAAGGCAGCTTCGTGCACCGACAACGTGACGGACGCGCGGCTCCCCGACGAGGGCGGCTCCGGCCGGCTGGTGACGTCCCACGTGTGTCAGGCCATCGTGGTGCCTTCGGACGTGGTGGGCCACCGCGCCGCCGTGTCCTCGCAGCCCGTCAGCCTGGCCGACCGCCTCCTGG GCGTCACCGTGAGCTCCACGCTGGATGGCATCGCCGCCCCCCCCGAGCTGTTCCCCCCCGCCAGCCCCGAGCTGCCCGACCTCGTCTTCTTCTTCAG GTCCAGCGAGGTGACACAGTCCTGCGCCGGGGGCCGGGCCACCACCATCCGCCTGCGCTGCGACCCGCTGCGGCCGGGCACCGGCGGCCTGGCTGTGCCCAG CAAATGCCCCGAGGGTACCTGTGATGGCTGCACCTTCCACCTCCTGTGGACAACAGCCGAGGGCTGCCCGCGCTGCTCCGCCAGCCACTTCCGTGCCATCGTGGGTGCGTGCCAGGGCGGCGTGCAG AGGACCATGTATGTGTGGCGGGAGCCTCGGCTGTGCCACGGGGGGCAACGCCTGCCCCCCCCCCGGGTCCGGCCGTGCCGCAGCGCCGAGTTCTGGCTGAAGGTGGGCGTCTCGGTGGGGACGTGCGTGGccgtgctgctggctgccctggCTGCTTACTTCTGGAAGAAGAACCAAAA GTTGGAGTACAAGTACTCGCGGCTGGTGCTGAATGCGGCCGCCAAGGAGAGCGAGCTGCCGGCACCCGACAGCTGTGCCATCATGGAGGGGGAGGACGGGGAGGATGAGCTCATCTTCACCAGCAAGAAGTCCCTGCTGGGCAAAATCCGCTGCCTGACCACCAAG GAGGTGTCCCACAGGGAGGGGTGTCCCATCTCTCAGTGTCCCCCCTCCCCGCAGCGCACCCCAGACGGCTTTGACTCCGTCCCCCTGAAGCCATCGTCCGGTGGCACTGACCTGGAGCTGTGA
- the ELAPOR1 gene encoding endosome/lysosome-associated apoptosis and autophagy regulator 1 isoform X2: MAGPVLPPLPGNRGGAERWGGAGGQLSGRCSVPGHGDGPGERRPVPFPVPVPGAGRGRCRWRQVRARAGPGRWRGAGPRGRCRCPRGAERCRRRCAMAGAGTGTGARRALLALCVAAAATVGLCRVEERLHVCKESEYHYEYTACDSAGARWRVAVPHTPGLCTGLPDPVKGTECSFSCKAGEFLDMKAQACKPCAEGTYSLGTGVRFDEWDELPHGFANVATNLELDDGFSDVVENCTTSTWVPLGDYIASNTDECTATLMYAVSLKQSGTVSFEYIYPDSSIVFEFFVQNDQCQPTVEESRWMRTTEKGWEFHSVELSRGNNVLYWRTTAFSVWSKVPKPVLVRNIGITGVAYTSECFPCKPGTFAAAAGSSSCQLCPANSFSSKGATACQPCEPTAYAEPGSASCKVRPPCTDKDYFYTHTACDANGETQLMFKWAEPKICSEVLPLAAQLPPSGLKTRCPPCNPGFYKSNSSACEPCPYGSYSNGSGCVRCPAGTEPVLGLEYKWWNVLPPNMETTVLSGINFEYKGMAGWEVAGDYIYTAAGASDNDFMILTLLVPGFSPPQPALEDGDSKEVARITFVFETVCSVSCELYFMVGINSRTNTPVETWTGPRGKQSYTYVVEKNATTSFTWAFQRTRYREAGRRYTSDVAKLYSINVTNVLGGVASFCRRCASTGGPCAPCPPGHTLDHSTGACQPCPPGTFLRGHPPDGSSACQPCGPGTRSNQVRSLCYSDCTFSLALPGHTLHYDFSALSASTTFTSGPSFTSKGLKYFHHFNISLCGNHGRKAASCTDNVTDARLPDEGGSGRLVTSHVCQAIVVPSDVVGHRAAVSSQPVSLADRLLGVTVSSTLDGIAAPPELFPPASPELPDLVFFFRSSEVTQSCAGGRATTIRLRCDPLRPGTGGLAVPSKCPEGTCDGCTFHLLWTTAEGCPRCSASHFRAIVGACQGGVQRTMYVWREPRLCHGGQRLPPPRVRPCRSAEFWLKVGVSVGTCVAVLLAALAAYFWKKNQKLEYKYSRLVLNAAAKESELPAPDSCAIMEGEDGEDELIFTSKKSLLGKIRCLTTKTALTPSP; the protein is encoded by the exons ATGGCGGGTCCGGTGCTGCCGCCGTTGCCGGGGAACCGGGGCGGGGCCGAACGatgggggggggcgggggggcaGTTGTCGGGGCGATGCTCGGTGCCGGGTCACGGCGATGGTCCCGGGGAGCGCCGCCCGGTGCCGTTTCCGGTGCCGGTAccgggggcggggcgggggcggtGCAGGTGGCGGCAGGTGCGCgcgcgggccgggccgggccgttGGCGGGGGGCGGGACCGCGGGGCCGGTGCCGGTGCCCGCGCGGGGCCGagcgctgccgccgccgctgcGCCATGGCCGGTGCTGGTACCGGTACCGGGGCCCGGCGGGCGCTGCTGGCGCTGTGCGtggccgccgccgccaccgTAGGACTGTGCCGCGTCGAAGAGCGGCTGCACGTCTGCAAGGAG TCTGAGTACCACTATGAGTACACAGCATGCGACAGCGCGGGCGCACGGTGGAGGGTGGCAGTTCCACACACACCAGGACTCTGCACCGGGCTGCCAGACCCCGTCAAGGGCACCGAGTGCT CTTTCTCCTGCAAGGCAGGCGAGTTCCTCGACATGAAGGCGCAGGCGTGCAAGCCCTGTGCTGAGGGCACCTACTCACTGGGCACCGGAGTGCGCTTTGACGAGTGGGATGAGCTGCCCCACGGCTTCGCCAACGTCGCCACCAACCTGGAGCTGGACGATGGCTTCAGTGATGTGGTGGAGAACTGCACCAC GTCGACGTGGGTGCCACTGGGGGACTACATCGCCTCCAACACAGATGAGTGCACGGCCACGCTGATGTACGCCGTCAGCCTGAAGCAGTCGGGCACTGTCTCCTTCGAGTACATCTACCCCGACAGCAGCATCGTCTTTGAGTTCTTT GTGCAGAACGACCAGTGCCAGCCCACGGTGGAGGAATCACGCTGGATGCGCACAACAGAGAAGGGCTGGGAGTTCCACAGC GTGGAGCTGAGCCGTGGTAACAACGTGCTCTACTGGAGGACCACAGCGTTCTCTGTCTGGTCCAAGGTCCCCAAGCCTGTGCTGGTGCGGAACATCGGGATCACAG GGGTCGCCTACACCTCCGAGTGCTTCCCCTGCAAACCTGGCACCTTCGCTGCTGCTGCCGGCTCCtcctcctgccagctgtgcccCGCCAACAGCTTCTCCAGCAAAGGGGCCACCGCCTGCCAGCCCTGCGAGCCCACCGCCTATGCAG AGCCCGGCTCAGCATCCTGCAAGGTGCGCCCGCCCTGCACTGATAAGGATTACTTCTACACACACACGGCGTGCGATGCCAACGGGGAG ACGCAGCTGATGTTCAAATGGGCAGAGCCGAAGATCTGCAGCGAAGTGCTGCCCCTTGCTGCCCAGCTGCCCCCCTCGGGGCTGAAGACCCGCTGCCCCCCCTGCAACCCCGGCTTCtacaaaagcaacagcagtgcCTGTGAGCCTTGTCCCTACGGCTCCTACTCCAACGGCTCCG GCTGCGTGCGCTGCCCGGCCGGCACCGAGCCGGTGCTGGGGCTGGAGTACAAGTGGTGGAACGTGCTGCCCCCAAACATGGAGACCACCGTGCTCAGCGGCATCAACTTCGAGTACAAGGGGATGGCAG GCTGGGAGGTGGCCGGGGATTACATCTACACGGCAGCGGGAGCCTCGGACAACGACTTCATGATCCTGACGCTGCTGGTGCCCGGCTTCAG CCCCCCGCAGCCGGCGCTGGAGGATGGGGACAGCAAGGAGGTGGCGCGGATCACTTTCGTCTTTGAGACGGTCTGCAGCGTCAGCTGTGAGCTGTACTTCATGGTG GGCATCAACTCACGCACCAACACACCGGTGGAGACGTGGACGGGGCCCCGTGGGAAGCAGTCCTACACTTACGTGGTGGAGAAAAATGCCACCACCAGCTTCACGTGGGCCTTCCAGCGCACGCGATACCGTGAGGCA GGCCGGCGTTACACCAGCGATGTGGCCAAGCTCTACTCCATCAATGTCACCAACGTGCTGGGGGGGGTGGCTTCCTTCTGCCGCCGCTGTGCCAGCACTGGGGGGCCCTGTGCCCCCTGCCCCCCCGGGCACACCCTGGACCACAGCACCGGTGCCTGCCAGCCCTGTCCCCCCGGCACCTTCTTGCGTGGTCACCCACCTGATGGCTCCTCTGCCTGCCAGCCCTGCGGCCCCGGCACCCGCAGCAACCAG GTCCGCTCCCTCTGCTACAGTGACTGCACCTTCTCACTGGCCCTGCCCGGCCACACGCTGCACTACGACTTCTCAGCACTGTCTGCCAGCACCACCTTCACCAGCGGGCCCAGCTTCACCTCCAAAGGCCTCAAATACTTCCACCACTTCAACATCAGCCTCTGCGGCAACCAC GGCAGGAAGGCAGCTTCGTGCACCGACAACGTGACGGACGCGCGGCTCCCCGACGAGGGCGGCTCCGGCCGGCTGGTGACGTCCCACGTGTGTCAGGCCATCGTGGTGCCTTCGGACGTGGTGGGCCACCGCGCCGCCGTGTCCTCGCAGCCCGTCAGCCTGGCCGACCGCCTCCTGG GCGTCACCGTGAGCTCCACGCTGGATGGCATCGCCGCCCCCCCCGAGCTGTTCCCCCCCGCCAGCCCCGAGCTGCCCGACCTCGTCTTCTTCTTCAG GTCCAGCGAGGTGACACAGTCCTGCGCCGGGGGCCGGGCCACCACCATCCGCCTGCGCTGCGACCCGCTGCGGCCGGGCACCGGCGGCCTGGCTGTGCCCAG CAAATGCCCCGAGGGTACCTGTGATGGCTGCACCTTCCACCTCCTGTGGACAACAGCCGAGGGCTGCCCGCGCTGCTCCGCCAGCCACTTCCGTGCCATCGTGGGTGCGTGCCAGGGCGGCGTGCAG AGGACCATGTATGTGTGGCGGGAGCCTCGGCTGTGCCACGGGGGGCAACGCCTGCCCCCCCCCCGGGTCCGGCCGTGCCGCAGCGCCGAGTTCTGGCTGAAGGTGGGCGTCTCGGTGGGGACGTGCGTGGccgtgctgctggctgccctggCTGCTTACTTCTGGAAGAAGAACCAAAA GTTGGAGTACAAGTACTCGCGGCTGGTGCTGAATGCGGCCGCCAAGGAGAGCGAGCTGCCGGCACCCGACAGCTGTGCCATCATGGAGGGGGAGGACGGGGAGGATGAGCTCATCTTCACCAGCAAGAAGTCCCTGCTGGGCAAAATCCGCTGCCTGACCACCAAG ACGGCTTTGACTCCGTCCCCCTGA